Part of the Synechococcus sp. HK01-R genome is shown below.
ATTGGGATGGATCAAGGGGCCATCCGGGCGGCCGCTCGCATCAGCAGTCGCCGCGCCTCCTTGCTCTCAAAACCCACCGCTTCCAACGACTCGCGGAACAGCTCGCTGAAGCTGGCGAGGGTCTCGACCGGATCCATGCCGATCTGCTGCAGGTCACTGGCGAGCGTCTGCAGGATGGCCAGGGTGAGCGGCAACGCCTCCACCACCACCGCGCTGACCCGGGCCTTCACCTGATCGAAATGGCGCTGCAGCCAGGTCTCGGCGTAGTCGAGGTGTTCCGATTCATCGTTCATCACCGCTGCGGTGATCGGCCGGGCGTAGGCATCGGCCACCGGCAGATAGTGGCGGTAAGCCGCCACGGCGAAACATTCCACGATCAACCCCTGGATCACCAGGCATTCAGCCCGATTGCCGTCGTGGTCGTGACGTTTGAACAGATCATGGAGAGGCTGAAACAGGCGGCGGGCCAGGGGGAGATCGGCCACCACGCCGAGGTTGCGGCCACAGCCCACAAAGGCGCTGGCATGGTCCCCCTCCATCCGTCCGAGCCGCTGCAGCTCGTCGCGATCAGCGGGAATGCGCCGCGCCAACATCTGAAAATGGCGATTGGCGAGACCTTCGCCCACAATCACAACGCCGTTGATCCGGCTGTAGGCCTCGCGGTAGGCCGCACTGGCAAAGTCGAGCTGGGTCATCACGAAGAAGCTTGAAGCGCTAATGGGTGGTTGAGGGCCTGGCGGGCCTGTGTCCAGAGCTCAGAGCGAGGCATGGTCTGGCAGTCGTCAAACCAGGGACCGCCCAGGGTGTAATGGAGGATGCGGGCGTCTTCGGGAACGTCCTGCACACCCACCAGCACATTCCATTGCGGCGGCAGTTCGCCGATCTCGCCGTCCTCGAGCCATTGGAACTGGTGCAGCTCCAGACCGCTGGCCGTGTTCACCACCTGGGGGGTGAGTGCCTTGCAGCGACCACAGTTGAACAACATCACCGACGACCAGTTCTTGCGGCGATAGGGGGTCTGGGGCATGCCCTGGAATTTGGTGCCCGACTCGCAGTCGTGCTGATGCTTGACCACCTGCACCGCATAGCGGTCGTCGCGCAGGGCCCAGAGTTCAGCCAGATCACCGAGGCAGAGCATGTCGGCATCGATGAAGAGGGCCCAACCCTCGTAGCCGCAGAGCCACGGCACCAGAAAGCGACTGAAGGAGAATTCCGTGCTCTGCAGTGGATTGTGCGGCCGGGTGTACACCGAGCGCAGCTGGGAGAGGCGGATCTGGGCGATCTGCACCGGCGCGCTGGCATGACGCTGCATCGAATCGGTGAGGACATTCACCGCCACGTCTTCGCGCGGATCAAAACCAATGAAGACGCGGGGAAATGGATCGGTGGGTGTCATGCCGCCACCTCGTTGCTGGCCTGCATCGGCTGCAGAAACTGGCGCAGCAACAACTGACCAAAGCGCAGCCTCAGGCCGAGCCGAGTCCAGGCACCGGCCAGTCCTGGCTGATCCACCTTGCTGTTGTTCAGGCGCCGGAAGGTGTCGACCAGTTGATCCCGCAGGGCCAGGAACTGGGAGTTCTCCAGATCAAACACCCGGGGGAAGGCGCGCCGGGCTGTGCGATTGGTCTGGCGCATCACCTCCGCATCGAAGCGGTCGGGATCCATGCCGAGCAAACGGTAGAAGTCACCGCGCTCACACACCGTGAGGCTGTGGGTCAGGAACACGCTCCACAGGAAGAAGCGGCTGAGCAGGGAGCCGCGCAGGCCGCTGTTGAGGCCGGGCCAACAACGGATCAGCATGTTG
Proteins encoded:
- a CDS encoding long-chain fatty aldehyde decarbonylase — protein: MTQLDFASAAYREAYSRINGVVIVGEGLANRHFQMLARRIPADRDELQRLGRMEGDHASAFVGCGRNLGVVADLPLARRLFQPLHDLFKRHDHDGNRAECLVIQGLIVECFAVAAYRHYLPVADAYARPITAAVMNDESEHLDYAETWLQRHFDQVKARVSAVVVEALPLTLAILQTLASDLQQIGMDPVETLASFSELFRESLEAVGFESKEARRLLMRAAARMAP
- a CDS encoding glycosyltransferase, producing MTPTDPFPRVFIGFDPREDVAVNVLTDSMQRHASAPVQIAQIRLSQLRSVYTRPHNPLQSTEFSFSRFLVPWLCGYEGWALFIDADMLCLGDLAELWALRDDRYAVQVVKHQHDCESGTKFQGMPQTPYRRKNWSSVMLFNCGRCKALTPQVVNTASGLELHQFQWLEDGEIGELPPQWNVLVGVQDVPEDARILHYTLGGPWFDDCQTMPRSELWTQARQALNHPLALQASS